From the Porphyrobacter sp. CACIAM 03H1 genome, the window GCTCCAGGCCGACGAGTTCGCGCCCATCGCCGCAGTCGACAGCATGCCGATCGCCAGCGCCAGTGCGACCGCGCGCTGGGGGCCGATCCGCCCGACCAGCCAGCCGCCCGCGAGAATGCCGCACAGCCCGCTCGCGAGCGTCAGGGCGGAGATGAAACCGGTGTATTGCGTCGGCGTCCAGCCCGCGTACTGCTGGTAGAGTACGGGGTGGAACGCCTCGAAGCCGCCTTCGGGGATCACCCGGATGAGCAGGATCGGCAGCAGCAGCAGGCTGACTGGCGCCAGCACCGCGCGCGTGGCACTGCGCAGCAACGGCCACCATGCCTCGACCACCAGCGTGTCATTGTGCGGGTGGCTGCGGCCCGGGCTCCATGGCAGGCGCTTCTCGCCCTCCCGCTCGCGGATCACCGTCGCGAACAGCATCACGAGGGCAGGGATGACGGCCAGCACCAGCAGGCAGGTGGCAATGCCGAAGCGCGCCAGCAGCCAGCCGCCGGTCGCGGTGGTGAGCGAAGCGCCGACAAACTGCGCCCCGGCCATGATCCCGCCCGCCCGGGCGCGCTCCTCCTCGGGCATGATGTCGATGGCGAGACTGTCGATCCCCACATCCTGGAAGGTCACCGCGAGATTGGCGAGGAACCCGAGCGCGGCGATCTGCACGACGTTATGGGCCGCGGGGGACAGAGCCGCGCCTGCGATCAGCGTCATGACGAGCGTCCCTTGCGCGCCTATGATCCAGACACGGCGGCGCCCCATCGGCAGGAAGGTGTAGCGGTCGATGAGGAAGCCGTTCGCGATCTTGAGCGTCCACGGCAGCGCCGCGGCCCCCACGACCGAGGCGATCGCTCCGGTGCCGACCCCGTTTGCTGCCATCCACGCCGGCAGGGCGAAGAAGAACAAGCCAATCGGAAAGCCCTGCGTGAGGTAGAAAAGCAGCAGCGTCGTGAACCGCAGCGGCCTGCTGTCGGTCAGCACGAAAGCATGCGCGCGCGCGCGTGCCATGTCCGGCATGGGCCTATGTCCCCCCGATTTCCCCGCGGGAAGTCTCTCACGCACGCCTGCTTTCGGCAAGCGGGAGTTCGGGTGCTGGAAATTGACGGCCGGCGCGGGTCCCTCGCCGGGCGCTAGCCGGCCCGCAGTTCCTCCGCCAGCAGCATGAAATCCGCCTCTCGCGGGGAGTTCTTGCGCCAGGCGAGCACGATCTCGCGCTTGGCTGTCGGGCTGTCGACCGGCCGCGCGACCACCTCGGTGCCGGCGAGGATGCCCGCTTCGAGCGCCATTTCGGGCAGCATGGTCAGGCCGAGGTCGTTGTCGACCAGCTGCACCAGCGTGTGCAGCGAGGTGCCGATCATCGCCGCGCTCGCGCGCAGTTCGGAGCGCGAACACGCCGCCAGCGCATGATCGCGCAGGCAGTGGCCGTCCTCGAGCAGCAGCAGCCGGCCCTGATCGATCATCTCGGGCTTGATGGTCGCCGGCGGATCGCGGGGATCGTCCTTGGGGAAGGCGATGAACAGGCGGTCGTCGGCAATATGCGCGATTGCGGCATCGCCGGTGTCGAAGGGCAGGGCGAGCAGCACGCAATCGACCCGTCCGTGATTGAGGGATTCAAGCGCATCGTGGCTCGTCTCCTCGCGCAGCATCAGCTTGAGGTCGGGGCGCTCGCGCTTCAGCCGAGGCAGGATGCGCGGCAGCAAGAAAGGGGCGATGGTGGGGATGACGCTCATCCGCAGTTCGCCCACCAGCGGCTTGCCCGCGGCCTGCACCAGATCGGCCAGCTCTTCCGCCTCGCGCAGCAGGCGGCCGGCCTTGGCCACCACCTGTTCGCCCAGCGCCGTGAAGCGCACCACCCGCCGCGAGCGTTCCACCAGCGTCACGCCGAGCAGCGATTCGAGCTCGCGGATTCCGGCCGAGAGCGTCGACTGCGACACGAAGCTCGCATCAGCCGCCTTGCCGAAATGCCCGTGCTCGTGAAGCGCGACGAGGTATTGCAGCTGCTTGATGGTCGGCAGGTACGTGGACACGGCCTTCCCTCCTTAATCCGTTCGCCCTGAGCTTGTCGAAGGGCTGTCCTTCCTCGAAGCGCATGGGGACACAAGAAAGTGCAGGGCTTCGACAGGCTAAGCCCGAACGGTTCTGGTTCCTATTCCGCCGCCAGCGCACCGGGTGCGGGCACATCGTCGATATGGGTCATCTTGAGCTTGCCCTTCTCGACGGCGAAGGCGAGCTTGCCCTCGACGAGATCGAGCGCGTCCTTGCCGAACACCTCGTAGCGCCAGCCTTCGAGCACCGGCAGCTTGCGTACGCCGGCTGCCAGCGCCTCCATTTCGTCGGCGCGGGTTAGAAGGCGGGGCGCGACGTCGATCTCGCGGGCGCGGATTTTCAGCAGCAGTTTCAGGAGGTCCGCCACCAGGGCGCCCTCCTTGCCCAGCGGCGCGCCCTGCTTGATCTTCTCGGGCATCTCGCTCTTGGGCAGGGGTTCGGCCTCGGCCAGCACCTTCATCAGCCGCTTGCCGATGTCGTTGTCCTTCCATGCGGGGCTGAGGCCGCGCACCTTGGCGAGATCGGCCTGTACCTTGGGCGGGTGGCTGGCGATGTCGGCGAGCGTCTCGTCGCGCATGATCCGGCCGCGCGGGATGTTCTTGTGCTGCGCCTCGCTCTCGCGCCAGGCAGCGAGCGCCTTCATCCGGCCGAGCACCTGCGGATTGCGCCCCGGCTGGCGGATGCGCTTCCAGGCGAGGCCCGGGTCGGTGAGGTAGTTCGCCGGATCTGCGAGCTTCTCCATCTCCGCATCGAGCCACACGCCGCGCCCGGTCTTGATCAGCTTCTTGAGGATCTTGGGGAAGATCGCGGCAAGGTGCGTCACGTCGCCGATGGCATATTCGATCTGCCGGTCGGTGAGCGGGCGGCGGCTCCAGTCGGTAAAGCGCGCGCCTTTGTCGATGGTGAGGCCAACCCAGGTCTCGACCAGATTGGCATAGCCGATCTGTTCGGACTGGCTGATGGCCATCATCGCGATCTGGGTGTCGAAGATGGGATGGGGGGTGCGCCCCGTCATGTTGACGATGATCTCGACGTCCTGCCCGCCGGCGTGGAAGACCTTGAGCACGTCCTCGTTGTCGGTGAGCAGGTCGAGCAGCGGCGTCAGGTCGATGCCGTCCGCCATCGGGTCGATCGCGGCGGCCTCTTCTGTATTGGCGATCTGCACCAGGCAGAGTTCCGGCCAATAGGTGTTCTCGCGCATGAATTCGGTGTCCACCGCGACGAAATCGGACTTCGCCAGGCGGGTGCAGAGGTCGGAGAGGGCCTCGGTGGTGGTGATCAGCGGGTGGATTTTCATGTTCTCTTGCTTCAATGGGGGCGGAGTGCCGCCCTCGGGTCGAACCCAGTTTGCGCCCGCAACCCCACCAAGCGTGGCTTGACAAAGTGCAAGGCTTGCCCTGTTAGCGCGCCGACGACGGAGCCGAGGGCCTCACGGCGCCGCGCGAGCGCGCCCTAGCGTCATAGCCGCCAACAGGACAAGAGTTTAGATGCACCCCTATCGCACGCATACTTGCGCACAGCTTTCTTCCGATCACGTCGGCCAGACCGTGCGACTTTCGGGCTGGATCCATCGCAAGCGCGATCACGGGGGCGTGTTGTTCGTCGACCTGCGCGACCATTACGGGATCACGCAGATCGTCGCCGACAGCGACAGCCCGGCGCTGCCGGTGCTTGAGGGCTTGAGGGTCGAGAGCGTCGTCACCATCGAGGGCGAGGTCAAGGCGCGGGTGGCCGAGACGGTCAACGCCAACCTCGCGACCGGCGCGATCGAGGTCTTCGCGCGCGGCGTGACGGTGCAGAGCGCGGCCGAGGAGCTGCCGATGCCGGTGGCGGACGAGCAGCCCTACCCCGAGGACATCCGCCTCAAGTACCGCTTCCTCGACCTGCGCCGCGAGACGCTGCACAAGAACATCATGACCCGCGTGGCGGTGATCGCCGACATGCGCGCGCGGATGAATGCGGCCGGTTTCAACGAGTTCTCGACGCCGATCCTCACGGCTTCTTCGCCCGAGGGCGCGCGCGACTTCCTCGTGCCGAGCCGCATCCATGCTGGCAAGTTCTACGCGCTCCCGCAGGCGCCGCAGCAGTACAAGCAGCTGCTGATGGTCGCCGGCTTCGACCGCTACTTCCAGATCGCCCCCTGCTTCCGCGACGAGGACCCGCGCGCCGACCGCCTGCCGGGCGAGTTCTACCAGCTCGACCTCGAAATGAGCTTCGTCACCCAGGAAGAGGTTTGGGAGACGATGGAGCCCGTCATCCAGGGCACCTTCGCGGCCTTTGCGGGCGACAAGCAGGTCACCCCCGCGGGCCAGTTCCCGCGCATCCCTTACGATGAGGCGATGCTGAAGTACGGCTCGGACAAGCCCGATCTGCGCAACCCGCTGATCATCAGCGACGTGTCCTCGCACTTCACGCAATCGGGCTTCGGCCTGTTCGAGAAGATCGTCGGCGGCGGCGGTGTCGTCCGCGCCATCCCCGCGCCCGGCACCCACGAAAAGAGCCGCAAGTTCTTCGACGACATGAACGACTGGGCGCGCAAGGAAGGCTATGCGGGCCTCGGCTACGTCACCCGCAAGGGCGGCGAGTTCGGCGGGCCGATTGCCAAGAACCACGGGCCCGAGCGCATGGCCGAACTCTACGCCGAGCTTGGCCTCGGCGAGAACGACGGGCTGTTCTTCGCTGCCGGCAAGGAAGCAGACGCCGCCAAGCTCGCGGGCGCCGCGCGCATCCGGGTAGGCGAGGAACTCGGCCTGATCGACGAGAGCCGCTTCGAACTGTGCTGGATCGTCGATTTCCCCTTCTACGAATGGAACGAGGACGAGAAGAAGGTCGATTTCAGCCACAACCCCTTCTCGATGCCGCAGGGTGGGATCGAGGCGCTGGAGGGGCAGGACCCGCTCACCATCAAGGCCTTCCAGTACGACCTCGTCTGCAACGGCTACGAAATTGCCAGCGGGTCGATCCGCAACCACAAGCCGGAAACGATGGTCAAGGCCTTCGAGATCGTCGGCCTCTCGAAGGCGGACGTCGAGGAGCGCTTCGGCGGGATGTACCGTGCCTTCCAGTACGGCGCGCCGCCGCACGGGGGGATGGCTGCGGGTGTCGACCGGATCATCATGCTGCTCTGCGGCGCGAAGAACCTGCGCGAGATCTCGCTCTTCCCGATGAACCAGCGCGCCGAGGACCTCCTGATGGGCGCGCCGAGCCCGGCGGAGCCGCGCGCCTTGCGCGAACTCCACCTGCGCGTCGTCGAGCCGCAGGCCAAGCCCGCCGCCTGATGCGCTTTTGCCTGTTGTGATGACAGGCAGACGCGGCATAAATCCTGCCTGAGCGCCGCACGGGGCGGCACGCGGCAGGGGGGTGTGTGATGAGATATCCGCTTTGGTTTGCAGCCGGTGCGGCGGCGCTGGTGCCAACTGGGGCACAGGGCGAGACGCTGCCGGTCGCCGGAGTCTATGCTGCCGGGACGGATGCCCCGTCGCGCGCGCGTTCGATCGCGATTGCCGATTTTTCCGGGCGCGGCGGCGAGCGGCTTGCCTTCGCGATCGATTCCGCCCTGCGCGGCGCGGTGATCGACGGGCGTCCGTGGTTCGACCTCACCTTCACCGCTCCGGCGTTCGGCGACAGCTACACCTATGACGCCGGAGCCGATCCGCGCGGCGTGCAGCGGGGCGGGGCAGATGCGGTGATGCGCGGCATCGCCGAGGTCGAGTGGCGCGATGTCGATTCCGGCACCAAGGAGGTCGAGGAATGCGTCACGCGCAACAGCGTGGGCACCTGCACCGAGAAGAAGAAGGTCAGCTATACCT encodes:
- a CDS encoding MFS transporter; this encodes MPDMARARAHAFVLTDSRPLRFTTLLLFYLTQGFPIGLFFFALPAWMAANGVGTGAIASVVGAAALPWTLKIANGFLIDRYTFLPMGRRRVWIIGAQGTLVMTLIAGAALSPAAHNVVQIAALGFLANLAVTFQDVGIDSLAIDIMPEEERARAGGIMAGAQFVGASLTTATGGWLLARFGIATCLLVLAVIPALVMLFATVIREREGEKRLPWSPGRSHPHNDTLVVEAWWPLLRSATRAVLAPVSLLLLPILLIRVIPEGGFEAFHPVLYQQYAGWTPTQYTGFISALTLASGLCGILAGGWLVGRIGPQRAVALALAIGMLSTAAMGANSSAWSDERVLMAFQIAMETTRLIYFIAVLTLAMRVCNPAVAATQFTIYMGISNFGRPIGAALAANTSGAGNAPLLYFSIAAIWGMGLLLVLLVRYPGEERHEQYGAERLPHGEGPAPEYD
- a CDS encoding hydrogen peroxide-inducible genes activator, encoding MSTYLPTIKQLQYLVALHEHGHFGKAADASFVSQSTLSAGIRELESLLGVTLVERSRRVVRFTALGEQVVAKAGRLLREAEELADLVQAAGKPLVGELRMSVIPTIAPFLLPRILPRLKRERPDLKLMLREETSHDALESLNHGRVDCVLLALPFDTGDAAIAHIADDRLFIAFPKDDPRDPPATIKPEMIDQGRLLLLEDGHCLRDHALAACSRSELRASAAMIGTSLHTLVQLVDNDLGLTMLPEMALEAGILAGTEVVARPVDSPTAKREIVLAWRKNSPREADFMLLAEELRAG
- the aspS gene encoding aspartate--tRNA ligase, with protein sequence MHPYRTHTCAQLSSDHVGQTVRLSGWIHRKRDHGGVLFVDLRDHYGITQIVADSDSPALPVLEGLRVESVVTIEGEVKARVAETVNANLATGAIEVFARGVTVQSAAEELPMPVADEQPYPEDIRLKYRFLDLRRETLHKNIMTRVAVIADMRARMNAAGFNEFSTPILTASSPEGARDFLVPSRIHAGKFYALPQAPQQYKQLLMVAGFDRYFQIAPCFRDEDPRADRLPGEFYQLDLEMSFVTQEEVWETMEPVIQGTFAAFAGDKQVTPAGQFPRIPYDEAMLKYGSDKPDLRNPLIISDVSSHFTQSGFGLFEKIVGGGGVVRAIPAPGTHEKSRKFFDDMNDWARKEGYAGLGYVTRKGGEFGGPIAKNHGPERMAELYAELGLGENDGLFFAAGKEADAAKLAGAARIRVGEELGLIDESRFELCWIVDFPFYEWNEDEKKVDFSHNPFSMPQGGIEALEGQDPLTIKAFQYDLVCNGYEIASGSIRNHKPETMVKAFEIVGLSKADVEERFGGMYRAFQYGAPPHGGMAAGVDRIIMLLCGAKNLREISLFPMNQRAEDLLMGAPSPAEPRALRELHLRVVEPQAKPAA
- the rnd gene encoding ribonuclease D codes for the protein MKIHPLITTTEALSDLCTRLAKSDFVAVDTEFMRENTYWPELCLVQIANTEEAAAIDPMADGIDLTPLLDLLTDNEDVLKVFHAGGQDVEIIVNMTGRTPHPIFDTQIAMMAISQSEQIGYANLVETWVGLTIDKGARFTDWSRRPLTDRQIEYAIGDVTHLAAIFPKILKKLIKTGRGVWLDAEMEKLADPANYLTDPGLAWKRIRQPGRNPQVLGRMKALAAWRESEAQHKNIPRGRIMRDETLADIASHPPKVQADLAKVRGLSPAWKDNDIGKRLMKVLAEAEPLPKSEMPEKIKQGAPLGKEGALVADLLKLLLKIRAREIDVAPRLLTRADEMEALAAGVRKLPVLEGWRYEVFGKDALDLVEGKLAFAVEKGKLKMTHIDDVPAPGALAAE